A genomic window from Fibrobacterota bacterium includes:
- a CDS encoding fibro-slime domain-containing protein, translating into MKSSNVLLAFLVAAVAAAPIQAAKVIRLFNPWGADSTVSLGLPMGQNVSVLSFYPVAFDKGADSSLLKVVPGTPWLQWVSRTALPAGFTFVRDDWSSYAPDGLGGKASFDLTTLWATSDTVWIVPGPLPTSAATVTTTAPKQLTVFLWNPWEGQSASAPSVQVQGGAWLGMYAVAGHPGWYSRHVLGLTSASLLFRDSTKAGYSYFAATGVSGPPLPMVLDTLWKRGDSIWVIASPEPSGQPKGFSAWPKPKVVEIFNPWDGSPALDLPRVQFAGDTTHYATVARKDLCGWNERIWYDRPSSIVVSSSVSGQTWGSGGLGTTGMIDLSAVLATQDTVWVARDVSGKPVAGFSWDGTQGQCLLVMLAGTIRDFNSTDSSFNNNAGCGAKGYVQSTLGAGRKPVPTGKIDKGCNPGDSLRMARYWFTTDPTYVQNAETCRDIPLQLEPNGNYTYANPYFFPIDDFTTLANGKPNPFAVMSGGEDNKPHNFSFCMEMHGTFDFRAGQKFNFVGDDDVWFFIDNRLVVDLGGVHMPETASVNLDTLKLVAGQSYPWDLFYCERHTSGSSIKISTSMNLRTLPTFLVADSTLGESHHRYTLWVNTKNGASCATSAAQRSTVGLYTLTGSGLVGTQVLAAGKWYGGIGIPSDLGSVELDSAAMVGLAPGKYVLHISLPGSAGVLKDVPFTVPDAPSPRFVNPKVDSGLAGVSFPVQVVTLRSLRRDSVSIGFRIPPPTGLAVYRDSLLTIPVGANDTLRTGPKGEPERLWVAGLLTGSWKLVLRTIQGDSSDVWTFVVTAPIPRIPRYLDPSPYAGAVGTGTFLDVFTTQSGKRDTVSVGFRLVPPAGLALFSDSLFQSPLGLSDTLRTGARGEPMRVWVQGTKVGSWSLVLRDVSGDSVDVSPNLAFSGRGIRFTDSTGTQTSLPALVADVHQAVPVFLQSFIGLGLCTTCADSVTLVTGNIGLRMVAFPGGPEISGVRLSSGVANFWVVSGHPIDSTRITARSDSALFPVDRSPVRVRAPRLVFVDSLGREIAPTPALALAMGERRKFQLEVRTSLGLCTGCSDTVSLASSSTRLVLQDSLGSPISQVVLVGGKASFSLSGWAPAANAVVTADASALRAMADWKPISVQAPVVTGLLTDSDVDGRADRIQLTLGLDASLFQAVRIRWPDTNGVLDSRRVAIDGSGQKLTLSIPPFAFGATGCPGSGCVDLGRLEVHRGADTALIPFEVRDGVVPVIVGASLRYASSTAIRDTLRVRVSEPLQPMMGKPWISWGRASLDSLGTTLDPDRGGPLGDGRNLYFLVDTTFLPHPLDSIRLTADPIGGAGDVFGNVPLRFAHWAPVDRGPYPPNLRWVVQQGFRAGNGQNPVTEPDLQILAKTERGAWNPIGFGVPNQSPDEYTGLRLHLTKGVRGSVYVYDNLGVFVGGMPIPSLDREIDDKIIASDSRGNAWIWLAWNGRSKGKALPGGVYLMRVLLTTESEPSRFVLNQVFPLALRRAP; encoded by the coding sequence GTGAAGAGTTCGAATGTCCTGCTTGCATTCCTGGTCGCCGCCGTGGCCGCGGCGCCCATCCAGGCAGCGAAGGTGATCCGGTTGTTCAATCCCTGGGGTGCCGACTCGACGGTATCCTTGGGACTGCCGATGGGCCAGAATGTTTCCGTGCTGAGCTTCTATCCGGTGGCCTTCGACAAGGGTGCCGATTCCTCCCTTCTGAAGGTGGTCCCCGGCACCCCGTGGCTCCAGTGGGTTTCCAGGACGGCCCTTCCGGCGGGGTTCACCTTCGTGCGCGACGACTGGAGCAGTTACGCGCCCGATGGCCTGGGCGGCAAGGCTTCGTTCGACCTGACCACGCTCTGGGCCACTTCCGACACTGTTTGGATCGTTCCAGGCCCCCTGCCCACTTCGGCGGCGACCGTCACCACCACCGCTCCCAAACAACTCACGGTGTTCTTGTGGAATCCGTGGGAGGGGCAGAGTGCGAGCGCGCCATCCGTCCAGGTCCAAGGGGGCGCATGGCTGGGGATGTACGCGGTTGCGGGACACCCCGGTTGGTACTCGCGCCACGTGCTTGGTCTCACCTCGGCCAGCCTGCTGTTTCGCGATTCCACCAAGGCCGGCTATTCGTATTTCGCTGCGACGGGAGTGTCGGGGCCACCGCTTCCCATGGTGCTCGACACGCTTTGGAAGCGAGGGGACTCCATCTGGGTGATCGCCTCGCCGGAACCAAGCGGGCAACCCAAGGGGTTTTCCGCCTGGCCCAAACCGAAGGTGGTGGAGATCTTCAATCCATGGGATGGGAGTCCCGCCCTGGACTTGCCCCGCGTGCAGTTTGCCGGCGACACCACCCACTATGCCACGGTGGCGCGCAAGGATCTGTGCGGCTGGAACGAGCGGATCTGGTACGACCGGCCATCGAGCATCGTGGTCAGCTCGTCGGTGAGTGGCCAAACGTGGGGATCCGGTGGCTTGGGAACCACGGGAATGATCGATCTGTCCGCTGTGCTGGCGACACAGGACACGGTCTGGGTGGCCAGGGACGTCTCCGGAAAGCCGGTGGCGGGCTTTTCCTGGGATGGCACCCAGGGGCAGTGTCTTCTGGTGATGTTGGCGGGAACCATCCGCGATTTCAACTCCACGGATTCCAGCTTCAACAACAACGCGGGCTGTGGCGCGAAGGGGTATGTCCAATCCACGTTGGGTGCCGGTCGCAAGCCTGTCCCCACGGGGAAGATCGACAAGGGATGCAATCCGGGCGATTCGCTGCGCATGGCCAGATACTGGTTCACCACCGATCCCACCTACGTGCAAAATGCCGAAACCTGTCGAGACATTCCGTTGCAACTGGAGCCCAACGGCAACTACACCTACGCCAACCCCTACTTCTTTCCCATCGATGATTTCACCACGTTGGCCAACGGCAAGCCCAACCCGTTCGCGGTCATGAGCGGGGGGGAGGACAACAAACCGCACAATTTCAGCTTCTGCATGGAAATGCACGGGACCTTCGATTTCCGCGCGGGCCAGAAATTCAACTTCGTGGGCGACGACGACGTGTGGTTTTTCATCGACAATCGACTGGTGGTGGACCTCGGTGGCGTCCACATGCCGGAGACCGCTTCGGTGAACCTGGATACACTCAAGCTCGTGGCAGGGCAGTCCTACCCGTGGGATCTGTTCTATTGCGAGCGCCACACGAGTGGATCCTCGATCAAGATCAGCACTTCCATGAACCTGCGCACCTTGCCCACCTTTCTGGTGGCCGATTCCACCCTGGGCGAGTCCCACCATCGCTACACCCTTTGGGTGAACACGAAAAACGGCGCAAGCTGCGCGACCAGCGCGGCGCAACGCTCCACGGTCGGGCTTTACACCCTGACCGGAAGCGGACTGGTGGGAACGCAGGTTCTGGCTGCCGGAAAATGGTACGGAGGCATCGGCATCCCCAGCGACCTTGGCTCGGTGGAGCTCGACAGCGCCGCCATGGTGGGTTTGGCTCCCGGCAAGTACGTCCTGCACATTTCCCTGCCGGGAAGCGCGGGCGTGCTGAAGGATGTGCCGTTCACCGTGCCCGACGCTCCTTCGCCCCGTTTCGTGAATCCCAAGGTGGATTCGGGCCTGGCGGGCGTGTCGTTTCCTGTCCAGGTGGTGACCCTGCGCTCGCTCAGGCGCGATTCCGTTTCCATCGGATTCAGGATTCCACCGCCCACGGGGCTTGCCGTCTATCGCGACAGTCTTTTGACGATTCCTGTCGGAGCGAACGACACGCTCCGCACCGGCCCAAAGGGCGAGCCTGAGCGCCTGTGGGTGGCGGGACTCCTGACCGGATCCTGGAAGCTCGTGCTGCGCACGATCCAGGGCGACAGCTCGGACGTGTGGACGTTCGTGGTGACCGCGCCGATTCCCCGGATTCCGCGCTATCTGGACCCGTCTCCCTACGCCGGTGCGGTGGGAACGGGAACGTTCCTGGACGTGTTCACCACCCAATCGGGGAAGCGGGACACCGTCTCCGTGGGCTTTCGCCTGGTCCCACCCGCGGGGCTGGCCTTGTTTTCCGACAGTCTGTTCCAAAGTCCCCTGGGACTTTCCGACACCTTGCGCACGGGAGCGCGAGGCGAGCCCATGCGCGTTTGGGTGCAGGGAACCAAGGTCGGATCTTGGAGCCTGGTCCTGCGCGACGTGTCCGGCGACTCGGTGGACGTGTCTCCCAACCTAGCCTTTTCCGGGCGCGGGATCCGGTTCACCGACTCCACCGGCACGCAAACTTCTCTGCCGGCGCTGGTGGCCGATGTGCACCAGGCCGTGCCCGTGTTTCTGCAATCGTTCATCGGGCTCGGGCTGTGCACCACGTGCGCCGACAGCGTCACCTTGGTGACAGGAAATATCGGATTGCGGATGGTCGCCTTCCCCGGCGGTCCGGAGATTTCCGGAGTGAGGCTTTCTTCCGGAGTCGCCAATTTCTGGGTGGTATCGGGGCACCCCATCGACTCCACGCGGATCACCGCCCGGTCGGATTCCGCGCTGTTCCCGGTGGATCGCTCGCCCGTTCGCGTGCGCGCTCCCCGGCTGGTGTTCGTGGATTCCCTGGGGCGCGAGATCGCTCCGACACCCGCCTTGGCTCTCGCCATGGGCGAGCGCCGGAAATTCCAACTGGAGGTGCGCACGAGCCTAGGCCTATGCACCGGGTGTTCCGACACGGTTTCCCTGGCTTCCTCCTCGACTCGCCTGGTACTCCAGGACTCCCTGGGAAGTCCGATCTCGCAGGTCGTACTGGTCGGTGGAAAGGCTTCCTTTTCCCTCTCCGGATGGGCGCCGGCGGCAAATGCCGTCGTGACGGCCGACGCCTCCGCGTTGCGGGCCATGGCCGACTGGAAACCCATCTCCGTGCAGGCTCCCGTGGTGACGGGCCTTTTGACGGATTCCGACGTGGACGGGCGAGCCGATCGGATCCAGCTGACGCTCGGCTTGGATGCCAGCCTATTCCAGGCCGTCCGCATCCGGTGGCCCGACACCAACGGAGTCCTGGATTCCCGTCGCGTGGCGATCGACGGATCAGGTCAAAAACTGACGCTTTCGATTCCGCCCTTCGCCTTCGGAGCCACCGGTTGCCCCGGTTCGGGCTGCGTCGATCTGGGACGCCTGGAGGTCCATCGGGGGGCGGACACGGCCCTGATCCCCTTCGAAGTGCGGGACGGCGTGGTGCCCGTGATCGTGGGCGCTTCCTTGCGCTACGCGTCCTCCACGGCGATCCGCGACACCTTGCGGGTGCGGGTTTCCGAACCGCTCCAGCCTATGATGGGCAAGCCATGGATTTCCTGGGGGCGCGCCTCCCTCGATTCCCTCGGGACGACCTTGGATCCGGATCGTGGAGGGCCTTTGGGCGATGGGCGCAACCTGTATTTCCTGGTGGACACCACCTTTCTCCCCCATCCGTTGGATTCCATCCGCCTGACGGCCGATCCCATCGGTGGGGCCGGCGACGTGTTCGGAAACGTGCCTTTGCGGTTCGCCCATTGGGCACCGGTGGATCGCGGGCCTTACCCGCCGAACCTCCGCTGGGTGGTGCAACAAGGGTTCCGCGCCGGGAATGGACAAAATCCGGTCACGGAGCCCGACTTGCAGATCCTGGCAAAGACCGAACGCGGCGCTTGGAATCCCATCGGATTTGGCGTTCCTAACCAGTCTCCGGACGAATACACCGGATTGCGGCTGCACCTGACCAAAGGGGTGCGGGGGAGCGTGTACGTCTACGACAACCTCGGTGTGTTCGTGGGGGGCATGCCCATCCCCTCGTTGGATCGGGAGATCGACGACAAGATCATCGCCTCCGATTCCCGTGGCAATGCGTGGATCTGGTTGGCCTGGAACGGGCGCAGCAAGGGGAAGGCCTTGCCGGGAGGAGTCTATCTGATGCGGGTCCTCCTCACGACCGAATCCGAACCCAGCAGGTTCGTGCTCAACCAGGTGTTCCCACTGGCACTGAGGCGTGCGCCCTAG
- a CDS encoding LysR family transcriptional regulator, protein MNSSHALPSLPSLNALRSFDALARTGSVTAAAQALSVTQGAVSHQISLLEEWFGKELVRRDGRGLLLTDLGRELAEETRGAFDSLVDACRNVSRRGGKEIDLAAPASFLSHWMIPRLEELESSHPKLRLRLRTEGCLDDLGSGRIDALVTCGSAPWPTGLRIAEIEQERIGPVCTKKWAKGAGSSAWLSTIPRLATDSRPEAWKEWTRSSGHPVPRGKPRLFDHLTPLLEAAYAGLGVAMVPELIARRQIEEGRLVAPCGFVDSGRQFALAYPDRLAEDPGMVNLAEWFASARRGPLHVPVPSTSRRG, encoded by the coding sequence ATGAATTCTTCTCATGCTCTACCATCCCTGCCATCTCTCAACGCATTGCGATCCTTCGATGCGCTGGCTCGCACCGGGAGCGTCACCGCCGCGGCCCAGGCCTTGTCCGTGACCCAGGGCGCAGTGAGCCACCAGATCTCCCTCCTGGAGGAATGGTTCGGGAAGGAGCTGGTGCGACGCGATGGCCGCGGCTTGCTTTTGACCGATCTCGGACGAGAATTGGCGGAGGAGACCAGGGGAGCCTTCGATTCGCTTGTCGACGCCTGCCGGAACGTGTCACGTCGCGGGGGAAAGGAGATCGACCTCGCCGCTCCCGCGAGCTTCCTCTCGCACTGGATGATCCCCCGACTGGAGGAGCTGGAATCCTCGCATCCGAAACTCCGTCTGCGCCTGCGGACCGAAGGATGCTTGGATGATCTCGGTTCGGGGCGGATCGACGCGCTCGTGACCTGCGGATCCGCACCTTGGCCGACGGGCTTGCGCATCGCGGAAATCGAACAGGAACGCATCGGTCCCGTATGCACCAAGAAATGGGCCAAGGGCGCCGGATCCTCCGCGTGGCTTTCCACAATCCCGAGGTTGGCCACGGATTCCCGGCCCGAGGCCTGGAAGGAGTGGACTCGTTCCAGTGGTCATCCCGTCCCGCGCGGAAAACCACGGTTGTTCGACCACCTGACACCGCTGCTGGAAGCCGCGTACGCCGGATTGGGGGTGGCGATGGTTCCCGAGCTCATCGCGCGCCGTCAAATCGAGGAAGGACGCCTGGTCGCGCCTTGCGGATTCGTGGACAGCGGCAGACAATTCGCCCTTGCCTATCCCGATCGCCTCGCCGAAGATCCCGGGATGGTCAACCTGGCCGAGTGGTTCGCATCCGCCCGGCGAGGTCCGCTCCATGTCCCCGTCCCAAGCACATCCCGTAGAGGGTGA
- the trpB gene encoding tryptophan synthase subunit beta produces the protein MFGGFGGRWMPETLMPALQELEKQWNAAREDPIFLGERESLHRTFVGGPSPLHRVARCSDELGIELYLKREDLNHTGSHKINNCLGQVLLARRMGKTRVIAETGAGQHGVAAATVCALFGLECVVYMGSLDMSRQLPNVERMRLLGAEVRPVDSGSATLKDAMNEALRDWIAHVENTYYMLGTGAGPHPYPSMVRDLQSVIGIEARRQILKSTGRLPDCLVACVGGGSNAIGLFHPFLEDSSVRMFGVEAAGDGLETGRHAACLQRGRPGVLHGSRTMLLQNHEGQIMEAHSISAGLDYPGVGPEHSHLQEVGRVRYVSATDHQALSAFHWLARREGILPALESAHALAFVRELAPDLNPGSIVVACLSGRGDKDLNTVLSHPEMQP, from the coding sequence ATGTTCGGTGGCTTTGGTGGCCGGTGGATGCCGGAAACATTGATGCCCGCCTTGCAGGAGCTGGAAAAGCAGTGGAACGCGGCCAGGGAAGATCCGATCTTCCTTGGCGAGCGGGAGTCGTTGCATCGCACTTTCGTCGGCGGCCCCTCGCCCCTGCATCGCGTCGCGCGGTGCTCGGACGAACTGGGGATCGAGCTGTACCTCAAGCGCGAAGATCTCAACCACACCGGTTCCCACAAGATCAACAACTGCCTGGGCCAGGTCCTTTTGGCCCGTCGTATGGGAAAGACCCGCGTGATCGCAGAGACCGGCGCCGGCCAGCACGGGGTGGCCGCGGCCACGGTCTGCGCCTTGTTCGGTCTGGAATGCGTGGTGTACATGGGGAGCCTGGACATGTCGCGCCAGCTTCCGAACGTGGAGCGGATGCGTCTGTTGGGCGCGGAGGTCCGGCCGGTGGATTCGGGATCGGCCACCTTGAAGGACGCCATGAACGAGGCGTTGAGGGATTGGATCGCCCACGTGGAAAACACCTACTACATGCTGGGGACCGGAGCGGGACCGCATCCCTATCCGTCCATGGTGCGCGATCTGCAGAGCGTGATCGGCATCGAGGCAAGGCGACAGATTCTGAAATCCACTGGTCGGCTTCCCGATTGCCTGGTGGCCTGCGTGGGCGGCGGATCCAACGCGATCGGCCTTTTCCATCCGTTCCTGGAAGACTCTTCCGTGCGCATGTTCGGGGTCGAGGCGGCGGGGGACGGACTGGAAACTGGTCGCCACGCTGCTTGTTTGCAGCGAGGACGGCCTGGAGTCCTGCATGGGAGCCGCACGATGCTTCTGCAGAACCATGAAGGACAAATTATGGAAGCGCACTCGATCTCGGCGGGATTGGATTATCCCGGTGTCGGTCCGGAGCACTCCCATCTGCAGGAGGTAGGCAGGGTGCGATACGTGTCGGCGACGGACCACCAGGCCCTTTCGGCATTCCATTGGCTAGCGCGGCGGGAGGGCATCCTGCCTGCCCTCGAAAGCGCGCATGCCTTGGCCTTCGTGCGCGAGCTGGCGCCAGACCTGAACCCTGGGTCCATCGTGGTGGCCTGTCTGAGCGGGCGGGGCGACAAGGACCTGAACACCGTTCTTTCCCATCCGGAGATGCAACCATGA
- a CDS encoding tryptophan synthase subunit alpha, translating to MNRRLENTLATLRRDGRTGLAAYLVAGDPDPETTLRAMVVLVESGVRLLEIGMPFSDPVADGFVVAQAHGRALRGGMTMGGTMELVARFRRTDRTTPVVLMGYVNPVLTVGADTFFEAAAMSGADGAILVDVPLEHAGPFRDAAHRHALSFVPLWAPTASTRREKQILSTADTFVYLVSRTGITGGSTIDLDAVKERAGRARREHGVGLAAGFGIREPAQVASLARSVDLVVVGSRFVEILAAKGDDGIEELGCVAKGLVGALVDAS from the coding sequence ATGAACAGACGACTCGAAAACACCTTGGCTACCCTGCGGCGCGATGGACGCACCGGACTCGCCGCGTATCTGGTGGCAGGAGACCCCGATCCGGAAACCACCCTTCGCGCGATGGTGGTGTTGGTGGAATCAGGAGTGCGTCTGCTGGAGATCGGAATGCCGTTTTCGGATCCGGTCGCCGATGGGTTCGTGGTGGCGCAAGCGCATGGGAGAGCGTTGCGGGGCGGCATGACGATGGGTGGAACGATGGAGCTGGTGGCGAGATTCCGGCGGACCGACCGCACCACCCCCGTGGTCCTGATGGGTTACGTCAACCCGGTCCTGACCGTGGGCGCAGACACTTTCTTCGAAGCGGCCGCGATGAGCGGCGCGGACGGTGCGATTCTTGTCGACGTTCCCTTGGAGCATGCGGGACCCTTCCGGGATGCTGCTCACCGCCACGCGCTGTCCTTTGTGCCTCTCTGGGCGCCAACCGCTTCCACTCGTCGTGAGAAGCAAATTCTGTCAACAGCGGACACGTTCGTCTACCTGGTGTCGCGCACCGGGATCACCGGCGGATCCACCATCGATCTGGATGCCGTGAAGGAAAGAGCCGGTCGTGCTCGGCGGGAACATGGCGTGGGCCTGGCCGCGGGCTTCGGGATCCGTGAGCCTGCACAGGTCGCGTCGTTGGCCAGATCGGTGGATCTGGTGGTGGTCGGTTCGCGATTCGTGGAGATCCTGGCCGCCAAGGGAGACGATGGCATCGAGGAGCTGGGGTGCGTCGCGAAGGGATTGGTCGGTGCACTTGTGGATGCAAGCTAG
- a CDS encoding TIGR02147 family protein, with protein sequence MDRIESYTDYRKFLRDFYETRKRGEKGFSHRSFCQKAGLSSPSYLREVIDGKRNLTDVTIPQFVLGLELTSLDARYFSLLVRFNQSVDPALKQQALDQMRGMRQKVDAAMVTLDRHDYYSRWYHPVLRELACQRIWKDDWAAMARCVRPRIRKVEVREGMELLERLGFLARRGDRWIQTDPVITSGGEVDSMAVRAGNRQYAKLGAEAIDDQPPSRRDISTMIFGLPESSYPQIKQEIREFKDRVARIVHDQPDCDRVFALNVQLFALAEEES encoded by the coding sequence GTGGACAGAATCGAATCGTACACGGATTACAGGAAGTTCTTGAGGGACTTCTATGAAACCAGAAAGCGTGGCGAAAAGGGTTTCAGCCACCGGAGCTTTTGTCAGAAAGCAGGTCTGAGTTCGCCTTCGTACCTGCGCGAGGTGATCGATGGCAAGCGGAACCTCACCGATGTGACCATCCCCCAATTCGTCCTCGGTTTGGAACTCACCTCTCTCGACGCCAGGTACTTCAGCCTGTTGGTGCGGTTCAACCAGTCGGTGGATCCGGCCCTCAAGCAACAGGCGCTGGACCAGATGCGAGGCATGCGCCAAAAAGTGGATGCGGCCATGGTGACCTTGGATCGCCACGACTACTACTCGCGCTGGTACCATCCGGTCTTGCGCGAATTGGCTTGCCAGCGGATCTGGAAAGACGATTGGGCTGCGATGGCTCGTTGCGTGCGTCCGCGGATCCGCAAGGTGGAAGTCCGCGAAGGCATGGAGCTTCTGGAGCGGCTTGGGTTCCTGGCTCGCCGGGGGGATCGTTGGATCCAGACGGATCCTGTCATCACGTCCGGCGGAGAGGTGGATTCGATGGCGGTCCGGGCGGGAAACCGCCAGTACGCCAAGCTGGGTGCGGAGGCGATCGACGACCAGCCTCCATCGCGTCGCGACATTTCCACCATGATCTTCGGATTGCCGGAGTCTTCCTATCCCCAGATCAAGCAGGAGATCCGCGAATTCAAGGATCGGGTGGCGCGCATCGTCCATGATCAGCCCGATTGCGACCGGGTGTTCGCGTTGAATGTCCAGTTGTTCGCCCTAGCCGAGGAGGAGTCGTGA